In Bartonella machadoae, a single genomic region encodes these proteins:
- a CDS encoding phage head morphogenesis protein — protein sequence MDEELFKTAPKEVTRYFAAKAVVPSFDWRDIAPEEHAFSFTVAKSVGYDILDDFKRAVGEAIKNRLPFQDFQKNLMPLLQEKGWWGRKSVLDPQSGEKSVVQLGSPRRLETVYWANTMSAHAAGEWERTQNNKEFLPYLTYALSSSEHKRLEHESWVGFTAPVDDPVWDWLYPPNGWRCKCSVRQVSRYEAENLGYEEDAAPFQVEQKVWHNKRTGKVEKIPKGIDPGWNSNPGKQRAQNLSRFLSDKISGMPEERKRIAIEDIVGSPLLQAMFEERLPRGFLPIAPMTSKVCEVFATDSSLVRLSSDSVKHILLEHQARDLTLDDFRGAIQTLIRPHGIIRRKDAQSVVFLGENEGAWWRFAVKWVASKQEWWLISMHKKSFREIQRLLNAAEKKGERLL from the coding sequence ATGGATGAGGAACTTTTCAAAACAGCTCCCAAAGAGGTCACACGTTATTTTGCCGCCAAGGCTGTTGTTCCAAGCTTTGATTGGCGTGATATAGCACCAGAGGAACATGCTTTTTCCTTTACGGTGGCAAAATCGGTTGGCTATGATATTTTAGATGATTTTAAGCGAGCGGTTGGAGAGGCGATAAAAAATCGACTTCCCTTTCAGGATTTTCAAAAAAATCTGATGCCGCTTTTACAGGAAAAAGGCTGGTGGGGGAGGAAGAGTGTCCTTGATCCACAAAGCGGTGAGAAGAGCGTTGTACAGTTGGGCAGCCCACGGCGTTTAGAAACGGTCTATTGGGCCAATACCATGAGTGCGCATGCGGCAGGTGAGTGGGAGCGTACGCAAAATAATAAAGAGTTTTTGCCTTATCTGACCTATGCTTTGTCCAGTTCAGAGCACAAACGTTTAGAACATGAAAGTTGGGTAGGTTTTACAGCACCGGTTGATGACCCAGTTTGGGATTGGCTTTATCCGCCCAATGGTTGGCGGTGTAAATGCAGTGTGCGACAGGTGAGCCGTTATGAAGCAGAAAATTTAGGCTATGAAGAGGATGCAGCCCCATTCCAAGTGGAACAGAAGGTTTGGCACAATAAACGGACAGGGAAAGTTGAAAAGATCCCAAAAGGAATTGATCCTGGTTGGAACTCTAACCCTGGAAAACAGCGGGCACAAAACTTAAGCCGTTTCTTGAGTGATAAAATTTCTGGGATGCCGGAAGAGCGCAAGCGCATTGCCATTGAAGATATTGTTGGTTCTCCACTTTTGCAAGCAATGTTTGAAGAGCGTTTGCCGCGTGGATTTCTTCCCATTGCCCCGATGACAAGCAAGGTGTGTGAAGTTTTTGCAACGGACAGTTCCCTTGTCCGCCTCTCTTCAGACAGTGTGAAGCATATTTTGTTGGAGCATCAAGCCCGTGATCTGACTTTGGATGATTTTCGTGGTGCCATTCAAACCCTCATCCGCCCCCATGGTATCATCAGGCGAAAAGATGCACAGAGCGTTGTGTTTTTAGGTGAAAATGAGGGAGCATGGTGGCGGTTTGCGGTCAAATGGGTAGCTAGCAAACAAGAGTGGTGGCTTATCTCTATGCATAAAAAGAGCTTTAGAGAAATTCAACGTTTATTAAATGCTGCCGAAAAAAAGGGCGAGAGATTGTTGTAG
- a CDS encoding phage protease — protein sequence MEQEFHEDQEDGHAGTFHDGAVHTALIDLCPEVLCQDNLCEDNLCENMTGKQAPEWVEILPKAPNVKARDGREWHYNPQRILKAFEGNKGPLVIDYEHGQHHRAQKGLEAPASGWIEELAERDGAIWGRVKWTEVAAKKIIAREYRYLSPEFRHSKKGEILQLAGAGLVNRPALVMTALSSQQPLDPPLTTDVEKDMDLTAIASALSLSKDVRLDEILAAVAAREKERVELNAQLTEARDQLSLLQAEQKNDAIERLLDKAIEEGKILPAAREEYRALCSLEGGMEHFRSLLEKLPTLASTSPLERSFLRQEQNLAPEDVAVAARHYQQEQAQKGHFITISQAVDTVCEQKERQL from the coding sequence ATGGAACAGGAATTTCACGAAGATCAAGAGGATGGGCATGCTGGGACATTTCATGATGGGGCAGTTCATACCGCATTGATTGATCTTTGCCCAGAGGTTTTGTGCCAAGACAATCTCTGTGAAGACAATTTATGTGAAAACATGACAGGCAAACAAGCGCCTGAGTGGGTAGAGATTTTACCCAAAGCACCCAATGTGAAAGCGCGTGATGGGCGGGAATGGCATTATAACCCGCAAAGGATTTTAAAAGCTTTTGAGGGAAATAAAGGACCGCTTGTGATTGATTATGAGCATGGGCAACATCACCGTGCACAAAAAGGTTTAGAAGCACCGGCTAGTGGTTGGATTGAAGAATTAGCAGAGCGGGATGGTGCGATTTGGGGACGGGTTAAGTGGACTGAGGTGGCAGCCAAAAAAATTATTGCCCGCGAATATCGCTATCTTTCGCCTGAATTTCGCCATTCTAAGAAAGGTGAAATTTTGCAGTTAGCTGGTGCTGGTTTGGTCAATCGTCCAGCCCTTGTCATGACGGCTTTAAGCAGTCAACAGCCTTTAGACCCCCCTTTAACAACTGATGTGGAGAAAGATATGGATTTGACAGCCATTGCTAGCGCACTCTCGCTTTCAAAAGATGTGCGGCTTGATGAAATTTTAGCCGCTGTTGCGGCACGCGAAAAGGAACGTGTGGAATTGAATGCCCAATTAACAGAGGCACGCGATCAATTGTCTCTTTTACAGGCAGAGCAAAAAAATGATGCGATTGAGAGGCTTTTAGATAAAGCTATTGAAGAGGGCAAAATTTTGCCAGCTGCGCGTGAGGAATATCGGGCACTGTGTAGCCTTGAAGGGGGCATGGAGCATTTTAGAAGTTTGCTTGAGAAGTTGCCCACTCTTGCTTCAACAAGTCCTTTAGAGCGCTCTTTTCTGAGACAAGAACAAAATCTTGCACCAGAAGATGTTGCTGTTGCGGCACGCCATTATCAACAAGAACAAGCGCAAAAAGGGCACTTTATCACCATTAGCCAAGCGGTTGACACTGTTTGCGAACAAAAGGAGCGCCAGTTATGA
- a CDS encoding capsid cement protein, producing the protein MSTMILIKSFRAGDEISPYCIVAARGEGCVVTASGKTDKLLGTAGSLSAKAGEMVDIGQCGWGEVVCGGNVSFGDFLTSDAKGRAIKAEGTDRTIGLAMSDGSAGDVISFKIN; encoded by the coding sequence ATGAGTACAATGATTTTGATTAAATCTTTTCGCGCCGGTGATGAGATTTCGCCTTATTGCATTGTTGCAGCACGCGGTGAGGGATGTGTGGTCACCGCTTCTGGTAAGACAGATAAACTATTAGGGACTGCAGGGTCTTTGAGCGCAAAGGCTGGTGAGATGGTTGATATTGGCCAATGTGGTTGGGGCGAAGTGGTTTGTGGAGGCAATGTTTCCTTTGGTGATTTTTTGACCTCCGATGCTAAGGGGCGCGCCATAAAGGCTGAAGGAACAGATCGCACGATTGGACTTGCCATGAGTGATGGTTCTGCTGGTGATGTTATTTCTTTTAAAATAAATTAG